Proteins found in one Choloepus didactylus isolate mChoDid1 chromosome 3, mChoDid1.pri, whole genome shotgun sequence genomic segment:
- the LOC119529864 gene encoding acyl-protein thioesterase 1-like — protein MCGNNMSAPLPAIVPAARKATAAVIFLHGLGDTGPVMPVTLNMNMTMPSWFDIIGLSPGSLEDEPGIKQAAENVKSLIDQEVKNGIPSNRIILGGFSQGGALSLYTALTTQQKLAGVIALSCWLPLRDSFPQGPITGTNKDISILQCHGDCDPLVPLMFGSVTTEKLKTLVNPANVAFKTYGGLMHSSCHQEMMDIKQFIDKVLPSVD, from the coding sequence ATGTGCGGCAATAACATGTCAGCCCCGCTGCCCGCCATCGTGCCCGCCGCCCGCAAGGCCACCGCGGCGGTTATTTTTCTTCACGGATTGGGAGACACAGGGCCAGTTATGCCTGtaacattaaatatgaatatgaCTATGCCTTCTTGGTTTGATATTATTGGGCTTTCACCTGGTTCACTGGAAGATGAACCTGGAATCAAGCAGGCGGCAGAAAATGTCAAATCTTTGATAGACCAAGAAGTGAAGAATGGAATTCCTTCTAACAGGATTATTTTGGGAGGATTTTCCCAGGGAGGAGCTTTATCTTTATATACTGCTCTTACCACGCAGCAGAAACTGGCAGGTGTCATTGCACTCAGTTGCTGGCTTCCACTTCGGGATTCATTTCCACAGGGTCCTATCACTGGCACTAATAAAGACATATCTATCCTCCAGTGTCATGGAGATTGTGACCCCTTAGTCCCCCTAATGTTTGGTTCCGTTACTACTGAAAAGCTAAAAACATTGGTAAATCCAGCCAATGTAGCCTTCAAAACCTATGGGGGCTTGATGCACAGTTCATGTCACCAGGAAATGATGGATATCAAGCAATTCATTGATAAAGTCCTACCGTCAGTTGATTGA